The following are from one region of the Coccinella septempunctata chromosome 7, icCocSept1.1, whole genome shotgun sequence genome:
- the LOC123316638 gene encoding uncharacterized protein LOC123316638 — protein MGGCRCSYKSCRNTTKTTQNIHFFHYPVKQKERCKAWINRAGKPKFFDLDEYQLRNKVICEVHFEDSCFLNSERKRLLPQAIPTLDGEFQYEEPNSVAVYTNVGKERIKKCPKSPKMGDIQVLPANEDGTVFVLDTFPSYKVNKEVKSYILNEDALFPIEKKHESIPRIKEEPEYQEHDQGEYILSDNNYFPNIQHSTPLKKLPSSSSKQARPDYEILNSDSSPQMPSPAKTMTKEALESIICNTVESKYLHKLEQHTKDLNQIKKALKLSSNKRNQLNKTSVLRYLKLRLPPSLNTLINLSLNEEYELNEDDENFFKNLHDSSSKTYQFLSEDCGWRMPIIEIHEGDAESMDEC, from the coding sequence aTGGGTGGTTGCCGGTGTTCTTACAAATCATGCAGAAATACCACCAAAACGACGCAGAACATCCACTTCTTCCACTATCCAGTAAAACAGAAGGAAAGATGTAAAGCCTGGATTAATAGAGCTGGAAAACCAAAATTCTTCGATTTGGATGAATACCAGCTAAGAAACAAAGTGATTTGTGAGGTACATTTCGAGGATAGCTGTTTTCTAAATTCCGAAAGAAAGAGATTATTACCCCAGGCTATTCCCACATTAGACGGGGAGTTTCAATATGAAGAACCAAATTCTGTGGCTGTATATACAAATGTTGGTAAAGAAAGGATTAAAAAATGTCCAAAGTCTCCTAAAATGGGTGATATACAAGTATTGCCTGCTAACGAGGATGGAACAGTGTTTGTGTTAGATACATTCCCTTCGTATAAAGTAAACAAAGAAGTGAAGTCTTATATTTTAAATGAAGATGCCTTGTTTCCCATTGAAAAGAAGCATGAGAGTATTCCTAGAATAAAGGAAGAACCAGAATATCAAGAGCACGATCAGGGAGAATACATATTAagtgataataattattttcccAATATCCAACACAGCACcccattaaaaaaattaccttcatcGAGTTCGAAACAAGCGAGGCCGGATTATGAAATCTTAAATTCTGATTCCTCACCTCAAATGCCCTCGCCTGCTAAAACAATGACGAAAGAGGCCTTAGAATCAATCATATGCAATACTGTGGAATCGAAATACCTTCACAAATTGGAACAGCACACCAAAGATTTGAATCAGATTAAAAAAGCGTTGAAATTATCTAGTAATAAAAGAAATCAATTGAATAAAACTTCTGTGCTTCGATATCTGAAACTTAGATTGCCTCCAAGTCTCAATACCCTCATCAATTTGAGtttgaatgaagagtatgagcTGAACGAGGACGATGagaattttttcaagaatttgCACGACTCTTCTTCTAAAACTTATCAGTTTTTATCGGAAGATTGCGGGTGGAGAATGCCCATAATCGAGATACACGAGGGAGATGCCGAATCCATGGACGAATGCTAG